One Bombus terrestris chromosome 15, iyBomTerr1.2, whole genome shotgun sequence genomic window, TGCGCACCAGACTGAGATCAAGTAGCGGACTTTCGGAGATCAAGCAACGGTCTGCAACTGCAACGTGAAAAAGTTGAGGAGAAGAGTGGGGAACATAGGTTGGGAAAGTAAGTAAATACTTGCCACTAACTCCAGTCGTAATCGAAAACAGGAAGCAAAGGAAAATTCTCTTCGATTTAACATCTTGCTTTCCTCTCCTGCCTTTATCTtacttgtttcatttttatcgttCGTTTCTTCAAAATGTTCTTACATCTGATCGTCGATGTCATCGGTATCATCgccataaattacaaaaattagatATTCTGTATACGAAGTCTTTCGATGCTCGTTTCATTTGCGATTAAGCTAGGAGATCCAGCACAATCATAGGAAATCTGAAATTGGCAGGATCGGTGGCTACATATGATAACGCGACCTTCGCCTAGTTACATCATTCGCATTAGAATCGCTCTAATTTTACGAACGCACGGAGAATACTTTACAAGGTGAACCGTCGCAAAGCGACGATATAAACGACATACATATCAACGGGGCATTGAAGGGACGATGACgctttaaaaatataacatttattagaCATATTCTGATCTTACAAACAAAACTTCATATGATCATTATTAAATCGTATATTAAGTAAATAATGCtttgtttcaataaattaaaaaatttataatttctttcgcCGTTATCTAACTATCACAGAGGCTTGTTAATTTCAATCGAAACGAcagagaaaataattaaaatggaaagaaaaaacgaCTCCCTGCTTCCTTCACCAAAGTGATTGTTCTTTTTCGGAAGAAGTAAAATGCGCGCGTTTGAAATAGAAGatcacatattatatataaccgTTACATGTAAATTTCATACCGAAACTAATTTCTGCGACTAATACGGTTCTACAAAGAATAGAGTTGTATTGTTTTCCTCTATCGACTTCGACAAATGTTAAGAATCGTTAATCTCGTGAATTCCATCATCGTGAAACCATAAAAAAGTGGACTGAGTAGCGATTCTTGTACGTTTAACTTATATCTGGAATCTCACGTATTTATTAAGTATATATATGCCATTGTagatatagatacatatatatttattccatGCACATATATGTATCAACATATATATCAACACatttatatatacgtgtatatatacatatgtgcatgtatatatatatatatatatatctacaaGGATTTTCGATGATCGTGTTATCATCTCTCATTCGACAACAGAGCCTTGAAGTAAAGTATTTTTCATACTGAGTAAAATATATGGTAATTCGGTTGGATCGTATCTAGGAACGTTTATTCTAATGAACAAGCGATATGAGCTTTTTAATTTGAATCAGCGGAATCTGTCGTAAAGTAGTAGAATCTTATAAAATGGAAGAGTAAGCAGAACAAGGGTACGGAAGCTTATGCTCAAAAAGTATAAAAGCAAGTTGCCTAAGCGCGAATATTCATCGTTCTAAATCAGCAGGGTTTGGTAccgtaagaaatatttttataagctAAACGTAAATGATAACGAATCAGAGCTCGCAAAATAATATAGTTTAGAGCTCTTTTCGcggtaaaattttttattatctccGGCAAATTGTATCTTTGTCGAGAAACGTTTAAAGTATCTCGTACGAGTGTTTTGCAATTTGAGCGATTTTcaagaaacgaaatttttttAGGCAAGATTTTTCAGAGATCGATATCTTACGATTTTAAATTTGAGATTCATAACAGTTTATCAGCATACGTTAGAGCTATGCGTCTTTTCACCTGTCTTCGTTTACTTCGAAGACGTTTGCAACGTTCGCCTGCGCGCCTTGATTACCAGCGATTACTTCGTTATCTTTACCGTTCAGCGAGTTCTCGATTTTGTACAATACATCGTGGCAAAGTGGACAGCGGTCCTGGACGTACAGCCACTTTCGTAAACAAACACTGTGGAAGTAGTGATTACAGCGCGTGATCTTGGCACTTTGCATTTCCTGATAGCAAATAGCGCACACATCATCTAACACTCGAAGCTGTTCCGCCTTTGCTTCCGGAAGGGAATTAATCTTATTAACAGCTGATCGACGCTTCATGAACACACTCCATCCGGCTTTCGCCTCACACCATATATTAAAGTACGCATGAATGCATATCATGATGGCACGAATTGCTCCACCAGATTCAAACACTAAGATCCAAAAGCCGTTGAAGAATAGGACAATACCGAATGCGAATTCGATAGTGTTACCGAAAGATCGTATTATATATACGCAGTCGTCGAGTTGCTCCCAGAACACGCTACGGTAAGCGTCGATCAGGAAGAGGGAATAGATCGCAAGTGAAACCAACACTTTTACTATTACTTCGATACTAAACACCGATACTGCCAGTAACCAAGTGCTTACGGTATAGTGCGACCAAAGGAATATCAACAATGATACTGGAAACAGTATTAAAAATACACAAACTGCCAGAGCGCGGATGTGTCGATGAAGCGCTGGATTATGCGAGGCGCTGAGCGACATCAACAACGGATTGACGATGTTGTGGACGAAATGTAGAACCGCCGTAaacaataaacaaaaattaCGGCACAGTCTGACCAAACGTTTCTCTCTGTCCAAACTCGTCAGTCCAGTTTGCAGGGCCAGCACgtaaaataaaatcgcggataCGGTACCGATACTCTTCTCCTCTTCGTCTTCCGTAAGTAGCACCCATTGAAAGAAACAACCGATGTAATCACAAATAAACGAAATTATGCTAGTCATTCCTAAGACTGCCGTCAAAGTCTCGCAGCCATTGACTAATAAACTTCTAAGCATTATGTAGTAGGTGAACGTCTCTTCGCCATAATGATTTCCAAGGATTTGAAACATTTGTCCTCCCACGCGTAACATCCAAAACATGCGTAGCACACACGGAATGTTCAATCGAATCCATTCGGTTTCGGCGAGCGCGGAAAGACCGTGATTGCTTATGAAATTACGCGCATATTGATAACCCATATAAATTGCGTTCATCATGGTGATGCCGTTAAACCAAATGACAAATTTACATACAGCTAACGGAAGAAGTGTTGCGAACACTGGTAGATGATGGAGCACTTGTGTCTGAAAAAACATGTACGTATATTCGATAACGTgcgtataaatgtaaaaatggaatatttatgttttatgaTATTTGAATATAAACTATGAGAAATATAATGTAacatattattacataaattgtaagaaatttattGTTAATCAAAGTACTCTGTACATACGCATATGCAAAAAATCTATTTTCCAAATGTTAAAACATGCGATTGTTTTAAATCCAAGTACGTCAAAATACATTAACGATTTAAATTAAACCGAAATGCATTAAATTCAACTTACCGGGAGTGGACAAATGCCCAAAATCGACGGTGTCATAAAACTCAGTACAAGAAATTTTTGCAGAACCGGGTTTTTTGGTGCAAGATGAATATAACAAAAAATACTAGCTAATAAGCATTGTAATACATAATTCTGGATTATCAGGAAGCCTGGTCCTTCATTTAAAACGTATTTCAAGttaagatacaaaatatcatCAAGTATGCTAGTTGTTGATTCATGTGTGCTCACATATGTAATGATAGCTTTCATTGTACTAATATTTGACCAATAGGATATAAATATTGCTCCTACTGATATTAAGTATAGGTATACAATGATAAGATGTTTTGTCCataacataaatatacatattgcagTAATATATCCTGAAAAGTAAATATTTGACAGTCAaccattgatttttattttattctgattctagtaaaaatgtaaataatcatTAGTTCTGTTTGTATCGATTCATGAATACTTTATCAATTGTATAAAGTTTGCTGCTTTTTACAAATGCAATGACCCACAAGAATTAACCTTGCTACTTTGAATATCGGTATGTCATTTTAACACTCCTAATAATCTACATTGCTTTAAGTTTATCTACCAAAAACACTACTTTTCAACTATATTCTGACTAATAGACAACAGCAATCAATTTCTGACTAATAAACAACTATAAAATCAGGAAATGTTACACAAATGAAATGCATGACATTGAAGAGAGTCtataatctatataatataGTAAGTCTAGTTTAactaattttacaaatactttgCTTTCATCTTAAATACTT contains:
- the LOC100646605 gene encoding protein TRC8 homolog encodes the protein MDTFIREKLYTFVDVIIRVPPLFIIDELLRIGLGLSDNDVVLDSSEHDFKISKVSDHIVDSILPTSFLDLFGFDQFGYQMHFIILLKFLCCCLGYITAICIFMLWTKHLIIVYLYLISVGAIFISYWSNISTMKAIITYVSTHESTTSILDDILYLNLKYVLNEGPGFLIIQNYVLQCLLASIFCYIHLAPKNPVLQKFLVLSFMTPSILGICPLPTQVLHHLPVFATLLPLAVCKFVIWFNGITMMNAIYMGYQYARNFISNHGLSALAETEWIRLNIPCVLRMFWMLRVGGQMFQILGNHYGEETFTYYIMLRSLLVNGCETLTAVLGMTSIISFICDYIGCFFQWVLLTEDEEEKSIGTVSAILFYVLALQTGLTSLDREKRLVRLCRNFCLLFTAVLHFVHNIVNPLLMSLSASHNPALHRHIRALAVCVFLILFPVSLLIFLWSHYTVSTWLLAVSVFSIEVIVKVLVSLAIYSLFLIDAYRSVFWEQLDDCVYIIRSFGNTIEFAFGIVLFFNGFWILVFESGGAIRAIMICIHAYFNIWCEAKAGWSVFMKRRSAVNKINSLPEAKAEQLRVLDDVCAICYQEMQSAKITRCNHYFHSVCLRKWLYVQDRCPLCHDVLYKIENSLNGKDNEVIAGNQGAQANVANVFEVNEDR